A genomic window from Punica granatum isolate Tunisia-2019 chromosome 2, ASM765513v2, whole genome shotgun sequence includes:
- the LOC116195565 gene encoding MOB kinase activator-like 1A isoform X2, which yields MSLFGLGSRNQKTFRPKKSAPSGSKGAQLQKHIDATLGSGNLREAVRLPPGEDINEWLAVNTVDFFNQVNILYGTLTEFCTPTNCPTMSAGAKYEYRWADGVTIKKPIEVSAPKYVEYLMDWIEAQLDDESVFPQKLGAPFPSNFKDVVKTIFKRLFRVYAHIYHSHFQKIVSLKEEAHLNTCFKHFVLFTWEFRLINKEELAPLYDLVESILQL from the exons AAACCAGAAGACATTTCGGCCTAAAAAGAGTGCTCCCTCCGGAAGTAAG GGCGCTCAACTTCAAAAACACATTGATGCCACACTGGGCAGCGGAAACCTCAGAGAAGCCGTACGACTCCCTCCGGGAGAAGATATTAATGAGTGGTTGGCCGTAAACA CCGTGGATTTCTTCAATCAAGTCAACATCTTGTATGGAACTCTGACGGAATTTTGCACCCCAACTAATTGTCCTACGATGTCCGCTGGAGCAAA ATACGAGTACAGATGGGCTGATGGAGTTACAATTAAGAAACCAATAGAGGTGTCTGCCCCAAAATATGTCGAATACTTGATGGACTGGATCGAAGCACAACTAGATGATGAGTCAGTTTTCCCTCAAAAATTag GAGCACCATTCCCAAGCAATTTCAAGGATGTTGTGAAGACGATCTTTAAGCGGTTGTTCCGAGTGTATGCTCACATATATCACTCTCATTTCCAGAAGATTGTGAGTCTCAAAGAGGAAGCTCATCTAAACACTTGCTTCAAGCATTTCGTTCTCTTCACTTGG GAATTCCGTTTGATCAACAAGGAGGAGCTAGCACCTCTTTATGATCTCGTCGAATCTATTTTGCAGTTGTAG